The following are encoded together in the Thermosipho affectus genome:
- the gap gene encoding type I glyceraldehyde-3-phosphate dehydrogenase — MRIAINGFGRIGRLVLRELIRRNSDIEVVAINDLTDAKTLAHLFKYDSVHKILPNEVKATENSIIIDGKEIKIFAEKDPENLPWKDLGIDVVVESTGVFRKREGAEKHIKAGAKKVVITAPAKGEDITVVLGCNEEQLKPEHAIISCASCTTNSIAAIAKVINDEFKIVTGHLITVHSYTNDQRILDLPHKDLRRARAAAINIIPTTTGAAKAVALVVPELKGKLDGMAIRVPTPVGSLTNLSIIVEKETTAEEVNEVVRKATEGKLKGIIGYNTEPIVSGDIVGTRYAGIFDSTLTKVMDGKLVNIFSWYDNEYGYTCRVVDTLELVEKML; from the coding sequence ATGAGAATAGCCATTAACGGATTTGGAAGAATTGGAAGGTTAGTACTTAGGGAACTCATACGCCGCAATAGCGACATTGAAGTTGTAGCCATTAACGATTTAACCGATGCAAAAACATTAGCTCATCTTTTCAAATATGATTCGGTACACAAGATTTTACCCAACGAAGTAAAAGCAACAGAAAACTCCATTATTATTGATGGTAAAGAAATCAAAATATTTGCTGAAAAAGATCCAGAAAATCTTCCATGGAAAGATTTAGGAATTGACGTTGTAGTCGAATCTACAGGTGTATTTAGAAAAAGAGAAGGAGCAGAAAAGCACATCAAGGCAGGTGCAAAAAAAGTTGTTATTACCGCTCCCGCAAAAGGTGAAGATATTACAGTAGTTTTAGGCTGTAATGAAGAACAATTAAAACCTGAGCATGCAATTATTTCATGTGCATCTTGTACAACAAACTCTATAGCAGCTATTGCAAAAGTAATTAACGATGAATTTAAAATTGTAACAGGTCATCTTATAACAGTTCACTCATATACAAATGACCAGAGAATACTTGATCTTCCACACAAAGACTTAAGAAGGGCAAGAGCTGCTGCTATAAATATTATTCCTACAACAACAGGTGCTGCAAAAGCCGTTGCTTTGGTTGTTCCAGAATTGAAAGGAAAACTCGATGGTATGGCAATAAGGGTACCAACACCAGTTGGTTCACTTACAAACTTAAGTATAATAGTTGAAAAAGAAACTACCGCAGAAGAAGTAAACGAAGTCGTAAGAAAAGCAACAGAAGGCAAATTAAAAGGTATTATAGGATACAATACTGAACCAATAGTAAGTGGAGATATAGTTGGTACAAGATATGCAGGAATCTTTGATTCTACCCTTACAAAAGTAATGGATGGAAAATTGGTAAACATTTTCTCTTGGTACGACAATGAGTACGGATACACTTGTAGAGTCGTAGATACACTAGAACTTGTAGAAAAAATGTTATAA
- the fliI gene encoding flagellar protein export ATPase FliI, whose protein sequence is MDKFEFLKKKLLEFEPYQKIGAVNKIVGLTIESKGPDAFLGELCKILTEYRKAYAEVVGFNESGVILMPLEDISGLKKGCQVLRTGQHVSIPVSEELLGRVIDALGRPLDGKKIFSKEKIPIVREAPNPLIRKRITTPISVGIRAIDGFLTLGYGQRIGIFAGSGVGKSTLLGMIARNTSADINVISLIGERGREVREFIEKDLKKDGLKRSIVIVSTSDQPALLRVKALLTATAIAEYFRDKGYNVLLMVDSLTRWAMAQREVGLATGEPPTTRGYPPSVFAGLPKILERAGNSDKGSITGIYTVLVEADDFNEPISDTVRGIVDGHIILSRKLAESAHYPAIDILMSVSRLMNDIVTKEHKIAAMKLRDLVATYYDAKDLIDVGAYKKGTNPKIDKSIELIEEINKFLKQSIDESMSFEDTVQYLISIAKKI, encoded by the coding sequence ATGGATAAATTTGAATTTTTAAAAAAGAAATTATTGGAATTTGAACCCTATCAAAAAATAGGTGCAGTAAACAAAATAGTGGGACTAACAATTGAATCAAAAGGGCCTGATGCCTTTCTTGGTGAACTATGCAAAATACTTACCGAATATAGAAAGGCATATGCGGAGGTAGTTGGATTCAATGAAAGTGGTGTCATTCTGATGCCTCTTGAAGACATCTCTGGATTAAAAAAAGGGTGTCAAGTACTAAGAACGGGACAACATGTAAGTATTCCAGTTTCAGAAGAGTTGCTTGGAAGAGTTATAGATGCCCTTGGAAGACCACTGGATGGTAAAAAGATCTTTTCAAAAGAAAAGATCCCCATTGTAAGAGAAGCTCCAAACCCTTTGATTAGAAAGAGAATAACAACACCTATATCTGTTGGAATAAGAGCAATTGACGGTTTTTTAACCCTTGGATATGGTCAAAGAATAGGAATATTCGCAGGGAGTGGTGTTGGAAAAAGCACACTCCTTGGAATGATAGCCAGAAACACCTCAGCAGATATAAATGTAATATCGTTAATTGGTGAAAGGGGAAGAGAAGTAAGAGAATTCATAGAAAAAGATCTAAAAAAAGATGGATTAAAGCGCTCAATAGTTATAGTTTCAACTTCGGATCAACCTGCTCTTTTAAGAGTTAAAGCTTTACTAACGGCAACTGCTATCGCAGAATACTTTAGAGATAAAGGATATAATGTCCTTTTAATGGTCGATTCTTTAACAAGGTGGGCAATGGCACAAAGAGAAGTTGGCCTTGCTACTGGAGAACCTCCAACAACTAGGGGTTATCCACCTAGTGTTTTTGCAGGTCTTCCAAAAATTTTAGAACGAGCGGGAAATTCAGATAAGGGAAGCATTACGGGAATTTACACTGTACTTGTAGAAGCAGATGATTTTAATGAACCTATTTCTGATACAGTACGTGGAATTGTAGATGGTCATATAATACTATCAAGAAAACTTGCAGAATCAGCCCATTATCCAGCCATTGACATATTAATGAGTGTGAGCAGATTAATGAACGACATTGTTACTAAAGAACACAAGATTGCCGCTATGAAACTTAGAGACTTAGTTGCAACATATTACGACGCAAAAGATTTAATAGATGTTGGTGCATATAAAAAAGGTACCAATCCTAAAATAGACAAATCAATTGAACTTATAGAAGAAATAAATAAATTTCTAAAACAATCAATCGATGAAAGTATGTCCTTTGAAGACACGGTACAATACTTGATTTCAATCGCAAAAAAAATTTAG
- a CDS encoding FliH/SctL family protein translates to MIIKKRYVYIDTPQVINKKNVEEKKEKEEVKQQADIIKNAQKKANEIIEKAQKKANEIIEKAKKDAQKILDESIREKENLINSQKKATYESISKLNERINFLIQKFDENILKIVEQFENDLFQLTKIIISKILEKEIDEEITKRKLNKILTHIAGMKNVKLYLNPEDIKLLDPNIISQLNNKGIEIIEDSKVQFGVIAETEIGNINTDLKFQMKLINEIIDEVLKNG, encoded by the coding sequence ATGATAATAAAAAAAAGATACGTGTATATTGACACTCCTCAAGTAATTAACAAAAAAAATGTAGAAGAAAAAAAAGAAAAAGAAGAGGTAAAACAACAAGCTGATATTATTAAAAACGCACAAAAAAAGGCAAATGAGATAATTGAAAAAGCACAAAAAAAGGCAAATGAGATAATTGAAAAAGCAAAAAAAGATGCACAAAAAATTTTGGATGAATCGATAAGGGAAAAAGAAAATCTAATTAACTCTCAAAAAAAGGCTACTTATGAGAGTATTAGCAAATTAAACGAAAGAATAAATTTTTTAATACAAAAATTCGACGAGAACATACTAAAAATTGTGGAACAATTTGAAAATGACTTGTTCCAGTTAACAAAAATAATTATTTCAAAAATTCTTGAAAAAGAAATAGATGAAGAGATAACAAAGAGAAAATTAAACAAAATTTTAACTCACATCGCTGGAATGAAAAATGTAAAGTTATACTTAAATCCTGAAGATATCAAACTATTAGATCCTAACATTATCTCTCAACTAAACAATAAAGGGATTGAAATAATAGAAGATTCTAAAGTACAATTTGGTGTAATCGCAGAAACCGAAATAGGAAATATCAATACTGATCTAAAATTTCAAATGAAATTAATCAACGAAATTATAGATGAGGTTCTTAAAAATGGATAA
- the ackA gene encoding acetate kinase, which produces MVVLVVNSGSSSIKYQLLDMDDENVLCKGIAERIGIPGSRIVHKKNGEKFIVEKPMVNHDEALKAVLEILKDEKIGAIKDFNEIDAVGHRVVHGGEKFSGSVLITDEVINAIEEFSYLAPLHNPPNLMGIKAIMKLLPGVPNVGVFDTAFHAKMPKKAYLYAIPYEYYEKYKVRRYGFHGTSHRYVSKRTAELLGLDYNNSKIITVHLGNGASIAAVKNGKSIDTSMGFTPLEGLVMGTRSGDLDPSIVTFLMEKEGLSAEEVYTILNKKSGVLGLSKNFSSDMRDIEDKALENDPLCRLVLDIYEYRIAKYIGAYAAAMNGVDAISFTAGVGENSPITREEICENYLSFLGIKIDKEKNNVKGKEMIISTPDSKTKVLVVPTNEELMIARDTKEIIEKGLKQLDY; this is translated from the coding sequence ATGGTTGTTCTCGTTGTAAACAGTGGCAGTTCGTCAATTAAATACCAACTTCTTGACATGGATGATGAAAATGTACTTTGCAAAGGTATAGCCGAAAGAATTGGTATTCCTGGAAGTAGAATAGTTCACAAAAAAAACGGAGAAAAATTTATTGTAGAAAAACCCATGGTTAATCACGACGAAGCACTCAAAGCCGTACTAGAAATTTTAAAAGACGAAAAAATAGGGGCAATTAAAGACTTTAACGAAATCGATGCAGTGGGTCATAGAGTTGTACATGGAGGAGAAAAATTCTCTGGCTCTGTATTAATAACTGATGAAGTTATAAATGCTATTGAAGAGTTTTCATACCTTGCACCTTTACATAATCCACCAAATCTTATGGGCATAAAAGCTATTATGAAATTGCTTCCCGGTGTCCCAAATGTAGGAGTTTTCGATACCGCATTCCATGCCAAAATGCCTAAAAAAGCCTATCTCTACGCAATACCATATGAATATTATGAAAAGTACAAAGTTAGAAGATATGGGTTCCACGGAACAAGTCATAGATATGTTTCAAAAAGGACTGCGGAATTGTTGGGACTCGACTATAACAATTCCAAAATCATAACCGTTCACCTTGGTAACGGTGCTTCTATTGCCGCGGTTAAGAATGGAAAAAGTATCGATACTTCAATGGGATTCACACCTCTTGAAGGTTTAGTTATGGGAACTCGTTCTGGAGACCTTGATCCATCTATAGTTACATTCTTAATGGAGAAAGAAGGATTATCCGCCGAAGAAGTCTACACAATATTAAATAAAAAAAGCGGAGTTTTAGGATTGTCCAAAAACTTTAGTTCTGATATGAGAGACATAGAAGATAAAGCACTTGAAAATGATCCACTATGCAGATTAGTACTCGACATATATGAATATAGAATCGCAAAATACATTGGAGCATACGCAGCGGCAATGAATGGCGTAGATGCTATATCATTTACTGCTGGGGTAGGAGAAAATTCACCAATTACTCGTGAAGAAATTTGCGAAAATTATCTAAGTTTTCTAGGAATAAAAATTGATAAAGAGAAAAACAACGTAAAAGGCAAAGAAATGATAATTTCAACTCCTGATTCCAAAACAAAAGTTTTAGTAGTTCCAACTAATGAAGAATTAATGATTGCAAGGGATACAAAAGAAATAATTGAAAAAGGTCTCAAACAACTTGATTATTAA